The Thermodesulfobacteriota bacterium genomic interval CCATTATGATGGGGGCCTTTTTTAGTAGAGATAGACGTTACTGCGGGATAACGTTTATGGCCTTTTTGCCCTTTTCGTCCTCTGCAAGCTCAAACTCGACGGTCTGACCTTCCCTGAGGGTCTTAAAACCTTCAGCCTGAATAGCCGAGTGATGGACA includes:
- a CDS encoding cold-shock protein, yielding MPTGKVKWFNDSKGFGFIEQESGEDVFVHHSAIQAEGFKTLREGQTVEFELAEDEKGKKAINVIPQ